Proteins encoded in a region of the Phacochoerus africanus isolate WHEZ1 chromosome 8, ROS_Pafr_v1, whole genome shotgun sequence genome:
- the PPCS gene encoding phosphopantothenate--cysteine ligase isoform X2, producing the protein MITMKMVPKMLSPLVKDWAPQAFIISFKLETDPAIVIDRARNALEIYRHQVVVANILDSRRSFVVIITKDSETELLLSEEEVEKGIEIEEKLVDDLQSRHTAFIRDKN; encoded by the exons ATG ATAACAATGAAGATGGTGCCAAAAATGCTTTCTCCTTTGGTTAAAGACTGGGCTCCCCAAGcatttataatttcctttaaattggAGACTGACCCCGCCATCGTAATTGATCGCGCACGGAATGCTTTGGAAATTTATCGACATCAAGTGGTGGTGGCTAATATCCTTGATTCACGCCGGTCGTTTGTGGTTATTATAACCAAAGACTCAGAAACCGAGTTACTGTTGTCagaagaagaagtagaaaagGGCATAGAGATAGAAGAGAAGCTAGTGGACGACCTTCAGTCGCGACATACAGCTTTTATACGTGACAAAAACTGA
- the PPCS gene encoding phosphopantothenate--cysteine ligase isoform X1, with the protein MAAVDLAAEFPQPAGATRWAEVMARFAAGLGSQGRRVVLVTSGGTKVPLEARPVRFLDNFSSGRRGATSAEAFLAAGYGVLFLYRARSAFPFAHRFPPQTWLSALRPSGRAPPGLLSLEAEEKSLPGFAAALRSYQEAEAAGTFLAVEFTTLADYLHLLQAAAQALNPLGSSAMFYLAAAVSDFYVPASEMPEHKIQSSGGPLQITMKMVPKMLSPLVKDWAPQAFIISFKLETDPAIVIDRARNALEIYRHQVVVANILDSRRSFVVIITKDSETELLLSEEEVEKGIEIEEKLVDDLQSRHTAFIRDKN; encoded by the exons ATGGCGGCCGTGGACCTGGCGGCCGAGTTCCCCCAGCCCGCCGGTGCTACGCGCTGGGCGGAGGTTATGGCTCGCTTCGCCGCCGGGCTGGGCTCGCAGGGGCGGCGGGTGGTGTTGGTCACGTCCGGTGGCACCAAGGTCCCCCTGGAAGCCCGGCCGGTGCGCTTCCTGGACAACTTCAGCAGCGGGCGGCGCGGGGCCACCTCCGCAGAGGCCTTTCTGGCCGCTGGCTACGGCGTCCTGTTCCTGTACCGCGCTCGCTCTGCCTTCCCCTTTGCCCACCGCTTCCCGCCCCAGACCTGGCTGTCGGCGTTGCGACCCTCTGGCCGAGCCCCTCCCGGCCTGCTGAGTCTGGAGGCGGAGGAGAAGTCCCTTCCGGGCTTCGCTGCGGCTCTGCGGAGCTACCAGGAGGCTGAGGCTGCCGGCACCTTCTTGGCCGTAGAGTTCACCACTTTGGCCGACTATTTGCAtctgctgcaggctgcagcccaGGCGCTCAATCCGCTAG GCTCTTCTGCGATGTTTTACCTGGCTGCGGCCGTGTCAGATTTCTATGTTCCTGCCTCTGAAATGCCTGAACACAAGATCCAGTCATCTGGGGGCCCGCTGCAG ATAACAATGAAGATGGTGCCAAAAATGCTTTCTCCTTTGGTTAAAGACTGGGCTCCCCAAGcatttataatttcctttaaattggAGACTGACCCCGCCATCGTAATTGATCGCGCACGGAATGCTTTGGAAATTTATCGACATCAAGTGGTGGTGGCTAATATCCTTGATTCACGCCGGTCGTTTGTGGTTATTATAACCAAAGACTCAGAAACCGAGTTACTGTTGTCagaagaagaagtagaaaagGGCATAGAGATAGAAGAGAAGCTAGTGGACGACCTTCAGTCGCGACATACAGCTTTTATACGTGACAAAAACTGA
- the PPCS gene encoding phosphopantothenate--cysteine ligase isoform X3 yields the protein MKMVPKMLSPLVKDWAPQAFIISFKLETDPAIVIDRARNALEIYRHQVVVANILDSRRSFVVIITKDSETELLLSEEEVEKGIEIEEKLVDDLQSRHTAFIRDKN from the coding sequence ATGAAGATGGTGCCAAAAATGCTTTCTCCTTTGGTTAAAGACTGGGCTCCCCAAGcatttataatttcctttaaattggAGACTGACCCCGCCATCGTAATTGATCGCGCACGGAATGCTTTGGAAATTTATCGACATCAAGTGGTGGTGGCTAATATCCTTGATTCACGCCGGTCGTTTGTGGTTATTATAACCAAAGACTCAGAAACCGAGTTACTGTTGTCagaagaagaagtagaaaagGGCATAGAGATAGAAGAGAAGCTAGTGGACGACCTTCAGTCGCGACATACAGCTTTTATACGTGACAAAAACTGA